Within Nocardioides rotundus, the genomic segment GATCGAGGACACCGGCGACCTGGTCGACGCGGTCGGCTCGGGTACGGCGCTGGTGGTGGACCACGAGTCCTCGGAGCAGGTGGCCGCGCTGATGAGGCGGATCGAGGCCGAGCACGGCCGCCTGGACGTGCTCGTCAACGACATGTTCGGTGGCGACCGCTACGCGCAGTTCGACAAGCCGCTGTGGGAGCACGACGTCGAGGGCGGCTGGCGGATGATGGGGATGGGCGTGCGCACCCACCTGGTCACCGCCCATCACGCGCTGCCGCTGCTGCTGCGCTCGGGGACCGCCGAGGCGCCCTCGCTCCTGGTGGAGATGACCGACGGGACCTACGAGGCCAACCGGGAGTACCGCCAGGGCGTGGGGCTGTTCTACGACCTGGTGAAGGCCAACGTCGGGCGGATCGTCGTCGCGCTGACCCACGAGCTGGCCGACCACCCGGTCACGCCGGTGCTGGTCACGCCGGGGTGGATCCGCTCCGAGGCGATGCTGGACGGCTTCGGGGTCACCGAGGAGCGCTGGCGCGACGCGCTGGAGCGGGTCCCCGGGTTCGCGATCAGCGAGTCCCCGACGTACGTCGCCCGCGGCGTCGCCGCGCTCGCCGCGGACCGCGGCCACGCGAGCCTCGCCGGGCGTTCGCTGACCTCACGCGACCTCGCGGACTCCTACGGGGTCACCGA encodes:
- a CDS encoding SDR family oxidoreductase — encoded protein: MTQTDLPLSGRVALVAGATRGCGRAIAVELARAGAFVYATGRSSRSAPSEMGRPETIEDTGDLVDAVGSGTALVVDHESSEQVAALMRRIEAEHGRLDVLVNDMFGGDRYAQFDKPLWEHDVEGGWRMMGMGVRTHLVTAHHALPLLLRSGTAEAPSLLVEMTDGTYEANREYRQGVGLFYDLVKANVGRIVVALTHELADHPVTPVLVTPGWIRSEAMLDGFGVTEERWRDALERVPGFAISESPTYVARGVAALAADRGHASLAGRSLTSRDLADSYGVTDVDGSRPDCWRLLAEHGFDSDHVDVTAYR